In the genome of Carassius carassius chromosome 47, fCarCar2.1, whole genome shotgun sequence, one region contains:
- the LOC132130979 gene encoding E3 ubiquitin-protein ligase Jade-2-like isoform X2 yields MESEMKRRKYSTSSNDSDTTDSHVTTWSRSSKNTGTSSTWVRHEQKKPSEVFRTDFITAMKLPDSAQLSPEEFYFLSDPWRQEWEKGVQVPANVEPIPEPVVRMLPEVSRIPFFSPIQTRGQSEFGFGESHVLSEPLSCYDLDDLDVTWLELVNTEFRQLALPELDELTMEQVVVELENRCQQNMQQAIETEEGLGIEYDEDVVCDVCRSPEGEDGNEMVFCDKCNVCVHQACYGILKVPQGNWLCRTCALGVQPKCLLCPRRGGALKPTRSGTKWVHVSCALWIPEVSIGCPEKMEPITKVSHIPASRWALSCGLCREHTGTCIQCSMPSCIMAFHVTCAFDHGLEMRTTLAENDEVRFKSYCLEHSGVSRSSSGGNVDRPSDLAVMLSDRSKQEQAEREKASHRKQKLQELEDEFYSLVDPKDVAESLSLPDVHVDFLFQYWKLRRKANFNQPLVARKRDEVDNLAQQEQDVLYRRLKLFTHLRQDLERVRNLCYMVTRREKIKHSLCNLQEKIFALQIQLLEKDLAGVQVKEDEDGESKK; encoded by the exons GTCATGTGACCACCTGGTCACGGTCTTCAAAGAACACAGGGACCAGCAGCACATGGGTCCGCCATGAGCAGAAGAAACCGTCCGAG GTGTTTCGGACCGATTTTATTACAGCCATGAAGTTGCCTGATTCAGCACAACTGAGCCCAGAGGAGTTCTACTTCCTCTCCGACCCCTGGAGGCAGGAATGGGAAAAGGGTGTTCAGGTGCCAGCCAATGTGGAGCCGATTCCTGAGCCTGTAGTCCG GATGCTTCCAGAGGTCAGTCGAATCCCATTCTTTTCACCGATCCAAACCAGGGGCCAGTCGGAGTTTGGCTTCGGAGAGTCACATGTTCTCAGTGAGCCGTTGAGTTGTTATGATCTGGATGATCTGGATGTGACCTGGCTTGAACTGGTTAATACTGAATTCAGACAACTAG CACTTCCAGAGCTGGACGAGCTGACCATGGAGCAGGTCGTGGTGGAGCTGGAGAACCGGTGTCAGCAGAACATGCAGCAGGCCATCGAGACCGAGGAGGGTCTGGGCATCGAATACGACGAGGACGTGGTTTGTGACGTGTGCCGTTCACCTGAGGGCGAGGATGGCAACGAGATGGTCTTCTGTGACAAGTGCAACGTTTGTGTGCATCAG GCGTGTTACGGGATCTTGAAGGTGCCGCAGGGTAACTGGTTGTGCCGAACCTGTGCCCTCGGAGTGCAGCCCAAATGTCTGCTCTGTCCCAGGAGAGGAGGAGCTCTGAAACCCACACGCAGTGGAACCAAGTGGGTCCACGTCAGCTGTGCCTTATGGATCCCCGAG GTGAGCATTGGCTGCCCTGAGAAGATGGAGCCTATTACAAAAGTGTCCCACATCCCGGCCAGCCGCTGGGCCTTGTCCTGTGGCCTGTGTCGTGAACACACAGGAACATGTATACAG TGCTCCATGCCGTCCTGCATCATGGCCTTCCACGTGACCTGTGCGTTCGACCACGGACTCGAGATGCGCACCACTCTGGCAGAGAACGACGAGGTGCGCTTCAAATCATACTGTCTTGAGCACAGCGGCGTCTCGCGCTCGAGCAGCGGCGGGAATGTGGACCGGCCTTCCGATCTGGCAGTGATGCTTTCGGACCGTTCGAAGCAGGAACAAGCAGAACGGGAGAAAGCCAGCCATCGCAAGCAGAAGCTGCAAGAGCTTGAAGACGAGTTTTACAGTTTAGTGGACCCCAAGGATGTTGCAGAAAGCCTTTCCCTTCCAGATGTTCACGTGGACTTCCTCTTCCAGTACTGGAAGCTGCGACGAAAGGCCAACTTCAACCAGCCGCTGGTGGCCCGCAAGAGGGACGAGGTGGACAATCTGGCCCAGCAGGAGCAGGATGTTTTATATCGCCGTCTGAAGCTCTTCACTCATTTGCGTCAGGATCTGGAGAGG GTCAGAAACCTGTGCTACATGGTCACACGCAGAGAGAAGATCAAACACTCTTTATGCAACCTGCAGGAGAAGATCTTTGCCTTGCAGATTCAGCTCTTAGAGAAGGACCTAGCTGGAG TACAAGTAAAGGAGGATGAGGATGGAGAATCCAAGAAGTGA
- the LOC132130979 gene encoding protein Jade-1-like isoform X1 encodes MESEMKRRKYSTSSNDSDTTDSHVTTWSRSSKNTGTSSTWVRHEQKKPSEVFRTDFITAMKLPDSAQLSPEEFYFLSDPWRQEWEKGVQVPANVEPIPEPVVRMLPEVSRIPFFSPIQTRGQSEFGFGESHVLSEPLSCYDLDDLDVTWLELVNTEFRQLALPELDELTMEQVVVELENRCQQNMQQAIETEEGLGIEYDEDVVCDVCRSPEGEDGNEMVFCDKCNVCVHQACYGILKVPQGNWLCRTCALGVQPKCLLCPRRGGALKPTRSGTKWVHVSCALWIPEVSIGCPEKMEPITKVSHIPASRWALSCGLCREHTGTCIQCSMPSCIMAFHVTCAFDHGLEMRTTLAENDEVRFKSYCLEHSGVSRSSSGGNVDRPSDLAVMLSDRSKQEQAEREKASHRKQKLQELEDEFYSLVDPKDVAESLSLPDVHVDFLFQYWKLRRKANFNQPLVARKRDEVDNLAQQEQDVLYRRLKLFTHLRQDLERVRNLCYMVTRREKIKHSLCNLQEKIFALQIQLLEKDLAGEKTRRGEKIHCNGVRERVKERRKSSPDKKDKWRSDDSSVFTQLGFSKSFPLDGSLFDSWLAQSVHITADNMLSQWSLSEESRDPSASLLSDQLLQGEENLLSLMMDHSIKSSWKTPQQGRKPRAGPRSRRKSVSLPRIGSAVKGKVCPEDQLPKRGERVRHVHPHHTRSSEGRPDPLQPAISKMDSCHISEEHGSWDPGADDGDTESDKRSQVALHLRLPRQGKSRSKSNTTQVLLQNSTGNNISAHDTETDGYFSDAEQSDSELPSFSRKLRLPQLHAGKEEVVRRSVLAS; translated from the exons GTCATGTGACCACCTGGTCACGGTCTTCAAAGAACACAGGGACCAGCAGCACATGGGTCCGCCATGAGCAGAAGAAACCGTCCGAG GTGTTTCGGACCGATTTTATTACAGCCATGAAGTTGCCTGATTCAGCACAACTGAGCCCAGAGGAGTTCTACTTCCTCTCCGACCCCTGGAGGCAGGAATGGGAAAAGGGTGTTCAGGTGCCAGCCAATGTGGAGCCGATTCCTGAGCCTGTAGTCCG GATGCTTCCAGAGGTCAGTCGAATCCCATTCTTTTCACCGATCCAAACCAGGGGCCAGTCGGAGTTTGGCTTCGGAGAGTCACATGTTCTCAGTGAGCCGTTGAGTTGTTATGATCTGGATGATCTGGATGTGACCTGGCTTGAACTGGTTAATACTGAATTCAGACAACTAG CACTTCCAGAGCTGGACGAGCTGACCATGGAGCAGGTCGTGGTGGAGCTGGAGAACCGGTGTCAGCAGAACATGCAGCAGGCCATCGAGACCGAGGAGGGTCTGGGCATCGAATACGACGAGGACGTGGTTTGTGACGTGTGCCGTTCACCTGAGGGCGAGGATGGCAACGAGATGGTCTTCTGTGACAAGTGCAACGTTTGTGTGCATCAG GCGTGTTACGGGATCTTGAAGGTGCCGCAGGGTAACTGGTTGTGCCGAACCTGTGCCCTCGGAGTGCAGCCCAAATGTCTGCTCTGTCCCAGGAGAGGAGGAGCTCTGAAACCCACACGCAGTGGAACCAAGTGGGTCCACGTCAGCTGTGCCTTATGGATCCCCGAG GTGAGCATTGGCTGCCCTGAGAAGATGGAGCCTATTACAAAAGTGTCCCACATCCCGGCCAGCCGCTGGGCCTTGTCCTGTGGCCTGTGTCGTGAACACACAGGAACATGTATACAG TGCTCCATGCCGTCCTGCATCATGGCCTTCCACGTGACCTGTGCGTTCGACCACGGACTCGAGATGCGCACCACTCTGGCAGAGAACGACGAGGTGCGCTTCAAATCATACTGTCTTGAGCACAGCGGCGTCTCGCGCTCGAGCAGCGGCGGGAATGTGGACCGGCCTTCCGATCTGGCAGTGATGCTTTCGGACCGTTCGAAGCAGGAACAAGCAGAACGGGAGAAAGCCAGCCATCGCAAGCAGAAGCTGCAAGAGCTTGAAGACGAGTTTTACAGTTTAGTGGACCCCAAGGATGTTGCAGAAAGCCTTTCCCTTCCAGATGTTCACGTGGACTTCCTCTTCCAGTACTGGAAGCTGCGACGAAAGGCCAACTTCAACCAGCCGCTGGTGGCCCGCAAGAGGGACGAGGTGGACAATCTGGCCCAGCAGGAGCAGGATGTTTTATATCGCCGTCTGAAGCTCTTCACTCATTTGCGTCAGGATCTGGAGAGG GTCAGAAACCTGTGCTACATGGTCACACGCAGAGAGAAGATCAAACACTCTTTATGCAACCTGCAGGAGAAGATCTTTGCCTTGCAGATTCAGCTCTTAGAGAAGGACCTAGCTGGAG AAAAAACTCGGAGAGGGGAGAAGATTCATTGCAATGGAGTCAGGGAACGagtgaaagaaagaagaaagagtaGTCCAGACAAGAAAGACAAATGGAGATCAGATGACAGCTCTGTATTCACACAGCTGG GTTTCTCCAAATCCTTCCCGCTGGACGGCTCGCTTTTTGACAGCTGGCTGGCTCAATCGGTTCACATCACGGCAGATAACATGCTGAGCCAGTGGTCTCTATCCGAAGAGAGCCGTGACCCCTCCGCCAGCCTCCTGTCAGACCAGCTCCTGCAGGGCGAGGAGAACCTGCTCAGCCTCATGATGGACCACTCCATCAAGTCCTCCTGGAAAACGCCCCAGCAGGGCCGCAAGCCGAGGGCTGGGCCACGCTCCCGCAGGAAGTCCGTCTCGCTTCCAAGAATCGGATCCGCAGTCAAAGGCAAGGTTTGTCCTGAGGACCAACTTCCCAAACGAGGAGAAAGAGTACGCCATGTACACCCTCATCACACCCGCAGCAGCGAAGGCAGGCCGGACCCTCTGCAGCCAGCCATATCCAAAATGGACTCGTGCCACATTTCCGAGGAGCATGGCTCTTGGGACCCTGGTGCGGACGATGGGGATACGGAGAGCGACAAGCGCTCGCAGGTGGCCTTGCATCTGCGTCTACCTAGACAGGGCAAGTCACGCTCTAAGAGCAACACGACGCAGGTCTTGCTGCAGAACAGCACTGGGAACAACATCTCCGCGCACGACACTGAAACAGACGGCTATTTCTCTGACGCGGAACAGAGTGACAGTGAACTGCCCTCATTCAGCCGGAAGCTGCGCTTGCCCCAACTGCATGCTGGGAAGGAGGAGGTAGTGCGGAGAAGCGTGCTTGCCTCCTAA